The window CCCTCGCGCATGCCATCGAGGCGTTCACGAGCCGGCTGGCCAATCCGGCGACCGACATCCACGCCCTCGAGGCGATCCGGCTGATCGCCGCCTGCCTGCCGCGTGCCCTCGCCGACGGCGGCGACCGCGCCGCCCGCGAAGGCCTCCTCGTCACCGCCCACCTGGCGGGCCATGCGATCGCCGGGGCCCGTGTCGGCCTCGTCCATGCCATGAGCCACGCCCTCACGGCCCGCTACGGCACGCCCCACGGGATGGCCAACGCCGTCCTCCTCCCGCACGTCATGCGTTGGAACGCGGCAGCGCCGACGACGGATGCCCGCTTCGCGCGGATCGCCACGGCCCTCGTCCCCGGCAGCGACCATGCCGAGCCGGTGGCGGCTGCTGGCCTGGCGGCGGCCGATCGTGTCGCGGCGCTCCTGGCAGCGGCCGGCCTGCCAGCGTCGCTCCGCGCGCTCGGCGTGCCACGGCGTGCCGCAGCCGAGTGCACCCCGGCAGCGCTGGCCGACCTGTCGCTGCTCACCAATCCGCGCCGGCCCGCCGGACCGGGCGACGTCGAGGCACTGTATGCGACGGCGTGGGGGGCGTGAGCGCCCGAGCGTGCGTCGTCACGGTGCCGCGCGCGGCCAGGAGTAGCCGTCGAGCGCCGCAGCAGTGAAGCGCACGCCGTAGCCAGGCTGTTGCGGCGGCATGTAGCAGCCGTCCTTCATCACCACCGGGTCGTCGACGTGCTCGTGGAGGTGGTCGGAGTATTCGGCCACACGGCCGTCGAGCGATCCCGACACGGACACGAAGTCGATCATGCTCAGGTGCTGGACATGTTCGCACAGCCCGACGCCGCCGGCGTGGGGGCAGACCGGCACCCTGTACCGGGCCGCCAGAAGGAGCACCGCCAGCACCTCGTTGACGCCGCCGAGCCGGCAACTGTCGAGCTGGCAGACCTGCATCGCTCCGGCCTCCATGAACTGCTTGAACATGATCCGGTTGTGGCACATCTCCCCGGTGGCGACGCGCACTGGCGCGATCGCGCGGGCGATCGCCCGATGGCCGAGGATGTCGTCGGGGTGGGTCGGTTCCTCGACGAACCATGGGTCGAACCGGGCGAGCTGCCCGATCCATTCGATCGCCTCCGGCACGTCCCACACCTGGTTGGCGTCGATCATCATCCGTGCGCCGGGGCCCATTGCAGCGCGGAGCACGCGGCAGCGGCGCAGGTCGTCGGCGAGATCGCGGCCGACCTTGATCTTGAAGTGCGACCAGCCGCGCGCCTTGAGGTCGCGGCACTTGTGCTCGAGTGCGTCGTCGCTGTAGCCGAGC of the Planctomycetota bacterium genome contains:
- a CDS encoding iron-containing alcohol dehydrogenase; the protein is LAHAIEAFTSRLANPATDIHALEAIRLIAACLPRALADGGDRAAREGLLVTAHLAGHAIAGARVGLVHAMSHALTARYGTPHGMANAVLLPHVMRWNAAAPTTDARFARIATALVPGSDHAEPVAAAGLAAADRVAALLAAAGLPASLRALGVPRRAAAECTPAALADLSLLTNPRRPAGPGDVEALYATAWGA
- a CDS encoding fuconate dehydratase, which produces MPAPIAITEFDTYDLRFPTSQHLDGSDAMNPDPDYSAAYVVLHTNAAGLRGHGMTFTIGRGNELCVEAIISLASLLVDQPLDALMKRPVDLYRRLTGDSQLRWVGPEKGVIHLAAAAVINAVWDLWSRARGKPLWRLVCEMTPEEYVASVDFRYLADALTPTQALELLRAQVPGREARIEQLLDAGYPSYTTSAGWLGYSDDALEHKCRDLKARGWSHFKIKVGRDLADDLRRCRVLRAAMGPGARMMIDANQVWDVPEAIEWIGQLARFDPWFVEEPTHPDDILGHRAIARAIAPVRVATGEMCHNRIMFKQFMEAGAMQVCQLDSCRLGGVNEVLAVLLLAARYRVPVCPHAGGVGLCEHVQHLSMIDFVSVSGSLDGRVAEYSDHLHEHVDDPVVMKDGCYMPPQQPGYGVRFTAAALDGYSWPRAAP